Proteins encoded within one genomic window of Setaria italica strain Yugu1 chromosome IV, Setaria_italica_v2.0, whole genome shotgun sequence:
- the LOC101754591 gene encoding uncharacterized protein LOC101754591, giving the protein MGVELDLSELAVLRPIQTAASSGGAATPRRGNDGPDAADTGCVTPTAMGSLLPRPGAFGVGVALDVVEAVFSTPTSSPCLLRPATVCPPAPRKPARAPAAAAKRKRCCDLPGLSFFPVPQDLSTVFVPRGPAADRSPPPPRGAKKIRRLFVVG; this is encoded by the coding sequence ATGGGCGTCGAGCTCGACCTCTCTGAATTGGCCGTGCTCCGGCCGATCCAGACCGCAGCGAGCAGCGGGGGCGCCGCAACGCCTCGGCGGGGAAACGACGGCCCGGACGCCGCAGACACCGGCTGCGTCACGCCGACGGCCATGGGCTCCTTGTTGCCGCGGCCAGGAGCcttcggcgtcggcgtcgccctCGACGTCGTCGAGGCCGTCTTCAGCACGCCGACATCGTCCCCGTGCCTGCTGCGGCCGGCCACGGTGTGCCCTCCGGCGCCGCGGaagccggcgagggcgccggccgccgccgccaagcggAAGCGCTGCTGCGACCTCCCGGGGCTGTCCTTCTTCCCCGTGCCGCAGGACCTCTCCACGGTGTTCGTGCCGCGCGGCCCCGCCGCGGacaggtcgccgccgccgccccggggTGCCAAGAAGATCCGCCGCCTGTTCGTCGTGGGGtga